A window from Azoarcus sp. DD4 encodes these proteins:
- a CDS encoding YfhL family 4Fe-4S dicluster ferredoxin, translating to MALEITEVCVGCYACEPLCPNKAISAGNPVFTIDPDKCTECLGDYEKPQCAEICPIEAAIVDELGDALNPLGSLTGIPIHLIEEYNTTGTVARPGV from the coding sequence ATGGCACTGGAAATCACCGAAGTCTGTGTGGGCTGCTACGCCTGTGAGCCGCTGTGCCCGAACAAGGCGATCAGCGCCGGCAACCCGGTGTTCACCATCGATCCCGACAAATGCACCGAATGCCTGGGCGATTACGAAAAACCCCAGTGCGCCGAGATCTGCCCGATCGAGGCGGCCATCGTCGATGAACTCGGCGATGCGCTGAACCCGCTCGGTTCGCTCACCGGCATCCCCATTCATCTGATCGAGGAATACAACACGACCGGCACCGTTGCCCGGCCCGGCGTGTAA
- the nifB gene encoding nitrogenase cofactor biosynthesis protein NifB, with product MELPVISNTAPEESGGGCSSSGCGTAPDALSHLPDSIRSKVQDHPCYSEEAHHYFARMHVAVAPACNIQCNYCNRKYDCSNESRPGVVSEVMSPDQAVKKTLAVAAAIPQMTVLGIAGPGDPLANPERTFETFRQLSEQAPDIKLCVSTNGLSLPQSVDELAKHNIDHVTITINCVDPEIGAKIYPWIFWENKRIFGVEGAKILIEQQQKGLEMLSARGILVKVNSVMIPGVNDEHLKEVSKIVKAKGAFLHNVMPLIAEAEHGTYYGIMGQREPTPLELEALQDSCSGDMSMMRHCRQCRADAVGLLGEDRGAEFTLDKIDEMEIDYATAMVERAKVHDAITSELEMKRALKSAPKFNPDAEEKPATRAIRIAIASKGGGLVNEHFGHAHEFLVYEVGPTSHRFLTHRKCTPYCMGDESCGDGETVLGQIIKSLEGVEVLLASKIGFEPWADLEKAGIQPNGEHAMEPIEEAIRAVYDELAAAGKLDQPAEAKAAA from the coding sequence ATGGAACTCCCGGTTATCAGCAATACCGCACCCGAAGAGTCGGGCGGCGGCTGTAGCTCAAGCGGCTGTGGGACCGCGCCCGATGCGCTCTCTCATCTGCCGGACAGTATCCGCAGCAAGGTTCAGGACCACCCCTGTTATTCGGAAGAAGCCCACCACTACTTCGCGCGCATGCACGTCGCGGTGGCCCCGGCCTGCAACATCCAGTGCAACTACTGCAACCGCAAGTACGACTGCTCGAACGAATCCCGTCCGGGCGTCGTGTCCGAAGTGATGAGCCCCGATCAGGCGGTCAAGAAGACGCTGGCGGTGGCGGCGGCGATCCCGCAGATGACGGTGCTCGGCATCGCCGGACCCGGAGACCCCCTCGCCAACCCGGAACGCACCTTCGAGACCTTCCGCCAGCTTTCCGAGCAGGCGCCTGACATCAAGCTGTGCGTGTCCACCAACGGCCTGTCGCTGCCGCAAAGCGTGGATGAACTGGCCAAGCACAACATCGACCACGTCACCATCACCATCAACTGCGTGGACCCGGAGATCGGCGCCAAGATCTATCCGTGGATCTTCTGGGAAAACAAGCGGATCTTCGGTGTCGAAGGAGCGAAGATCCTCATCGAGCAGCAGCAGAAGGGCCTCGAGATGCTGTCCGCACGCGGCATCCTGGTGAAGGTCAACTCGGTGATGATTCCGGGCGTCAACGACGAGCATCTCAAGGAAGTGTCCAAGATCGTCAAGGCCAAGGGCGCTTTCCTGCACAACGTGATGCCGCTGATCGCCGAAGCCGAGCATGGTACCTACTACGGCATCATGGGCCAGCGCGAACCGACGCCGCTGGAACTCGAAGCCCTGCAGGACTCCTGCTCCGGCGACATGTCGATGATGCGCCACTGCCGCCAGTGCCGTGCCGACGCGGTGGGCCTGCTGGGCGAAGACCGCGGTGCCGAATTCACCCTCGACAAGATCGACGAGATGGAAATCGACTACGCCACGGCCATGGTCGAGCGCGCCAAGGTGCACGATGCCATCACCTCCGAGCTGGAAATGAAGCGCGCCTTGAAGTCCGCGCCCAAGTTCAACCCGGATGCCGAAGAGAAACCCGCCACGCGCGCCATCCGCATCGCCATCGCCAGCAAGGGCGGCGGCCTGGTGAACGAGCACTTCGGCCACGCCCACGAGTTCCTGGTGTACGAGGTCGGCCCCACCAGCCACCGCTTCCTGACCCACCGCAAGTGCACGCCCTACTGCATGGGCGACGAATCCTGCGGTGACGGCGAAACGGTGCTCGGCCAGATCATCAAGAGCCTGGAAGGGGTGGAAGTGCTGCTGGCCAGCAAGATCGGCTTCGAACCCTGGGCCGACCTGGAAAAGGCGGGCATCCAGCCCAACGGCGAGCACGCGATGGAGCCGATCGAGGAAGCCATTCGCGCGGTGTATGACGAGCTGGCCGCCGCCGGCAAGCTCGATCAGCCCGCCGAAGCCAAGGCCGCGGCCTGA
- the rsxC gene encoding electron transport complex subunit RsxC encodes MGSLAIPPLARLARLLNSWGVHPEGRKQLTADTSIARVPLPARLVLPLSQHIGAPARPIVEAGQRVLRNQLIAEAQGAISAPIHAPTSGTILGIAEVPVPHASGLPGPAILLEPDGLDEALPSEEIDPFSLSGEDISRRVAEAGIVGMGGATFPAAVKLSLGQKTRIPTLILNGGECEPYLTCDDRLMRDRADQVIDGALIILHAIGGSEALIGVENNKPEAIAALQSAAADTPTVKVVAVPSRYPMGSEKQLIEWITGREIPAGGRPADIGVMVQNVGTAAAIHRAIRYGEPLTSRIVTVSGGAVRTPRNVEVRVGTPLSALLDFCGGLKAEAARYVMGGPMMGMSVSSLEIPVIKGSGGLLALLADEVGSQGADDASAGPCIRCASCVGACPIGLMPLDMAALIKGGELAASVDIGLKDCIGCGTCSYVCPSKIPLVHYFNHAKGELAAQDRARMKQDAIKQLADARTARMEQEAREKAEAAARRKAEREKAKAEAAAKKAAAEASTSPANASEESPA; translated from the coding sequence ATGGGTTCGCTCGCCATCCCCCCGCTCGCCCGTCTTGCCCGCCTGCTCAATTCCTGGGGCGTGCATCCCGAAGGTCGCAAGCAGCTCACTGCCGACACCAGCATCGCCCGGGTGCCGCTGCCCGCCCGCCTGGTGCTGCCGCTCAGCCAGCACATCGGTGCGCCGGCACGCCCCATCGTCGAGGCCGGCCAGCGTGTACTGCGCAACCAGCTGATCGCCGAAGCACAGGGCGCGATCTCCGCGCCCATCCACGCCCCGACCTCCGGCACCATCCTCGGCATCGCCGAAGTGCCTGTTCCGCACGCGTCGGGCCTGCCCGGCCCGGCCATCCTGCTCGAACCGGACGGCCTCGACGAAGCGCTGCCGAGTGAAGAGATCGACCCGTTCAGCCTGAGCGGCGAGGACATATCCCGCCGCGTCGCCGAGGCCGGCATCGTCGGCATGGGCGGCGCCACCTTCCCGGCTGCGGTCAAGCTCTCGCTCGGCCAGAAGACCCGTATCCCAACGCTGATTCTCAACGGCGGCGAGTGCGAACCCTATCTCACCTGCGACGACCGCCTGATGCGCGACCGTGCGGACCAGGTGATAGACGGCGCACTCATCATCCTGCACGCCATCGGCGGCAGCGAAGCCCTGATCGGCGTCGAGAACAACAAGCCCGAGGCGATCGCCGCGCTGCAATCGGCCGCTGCCGACACCCCGACGGTAAAGGTGGTGGCGGTGCCCAGCCGCTACCCGATGGGCTCGGAGAAGCAGCTCATCGAATGGATCACCGGCCGCGAAATCCCCGCCGGCGGCCGGCCGGCCGACATCGGCGTGATGGTGCAGAACGTCGGCACCGCAGCCGCCATCCACCGCGCGATCCGCTACGGCGAGCCGCTGACCAGCCGCATCGTCACCGTGTCCGGCGGCGCCGTGCGTACGCCGCGCAACGTCGAGGTGCGCGTCGGCACGCCGCTGTCGGCGCTGCTCGACTTCTGCGGCGGGCTCAAGGCCGAAGCCGCCCGCTACGTCATGGGCGGCCCGATGATGGGGATGTCGGTCAGCTCGCTCGAGATCCCGGTGATCAAGGGCAGCGGCGGCCTGCTCGCGCTGCTGGCGGACGAGGTCGGCAGCCAGGGCGCCGACGACGCCAGCGCCGGCCCCTGCATCCGCTGCGCCTCCTGCGTCGGCGCCTGTCCGATCGGCCTGATGCCGCTCGACATGGCCGCGCTGATCAAGGGCGGCGAACTCGCCGCCTCGGTCGACATCGGCCTGAAGGACTGCATCGGCTGTGGCACCTGCTCCTATGTGTGCCCGTCGAAGATCCCGCTGGTGCATTACTTCAACCACGCCAAGGGCGAACTCGCCGCGCAGGACCGCGCCAGGATGAAGCAGGACGCGATCAAGCAGCTGGCCGACGCGCGCACCGCCCGCATGGAACAGGAGGCCCGCGAAAAGGCCGAGGCCGCCGCACGCCGCAAGGCCGAGCGTGAAAAGGCCAAGGCCGAAGCCGCCGCCAAGAAGGCCGCCGCCGAGGCCAGCACCAGCCCCGCCAACGCCAGCGAAGAGAGCCCAGCATGA
- the nifL gene encoding nitrogen fixation negative regulator NifL → MPAPVPTPTIFADAVFHYAVEQSAIAISITDQHANILYVNPAFCAITGYPADEVVGHKQSLLSYKSTPKAVYQELWGALKSGRSWSGRLLNRRRDGSPYVAELTVTPLKTPEHEEEEINYLGMHWDATEEHRLARQLANHKQLIESVISVAPVAVALLDVDGRVVLDNPAYRRIVAEMKVAEPAHAVIESLRHDLGESFDRSFASRRALLNQEVRFDLAGGEPRWYACSLSWFEEHHTSPDAFYGDGCSDYLLLVMHDISASKRQQEALRLAAMRAMLSEGELNQSLREALSGAVFQLQGPVNLISAAAGLQRRRAGPGAGSDPLAKALSEAQRAGEQAISTLQAAMPPEPEEPAGPVNLNEVLRDVLMLETDALLSAGVTVDWHPAHILPSVQGDPTALRTLFRQLVANAIEAMNVRGWKERGLVLRTHTRDGQVEVEVTDTGPGIPEALRIKVFEPFFSTKKARAAGRGVGLSLAQEIVSRHRGVLEIDGEHTGGCRLLVSFPARRSAAADQEVGR, encoded by the coding sequence ATGCCCGCACCCGTACCAACGCCCACCATCTTCGCCGATGCCGTTTTCCACTATGCGGTCGAGCAGTCGGCGATCGCGATCTCGATCACCGATCAGCACGCCAACATCCTTTATGTAAACCCCGCGTTCTGCGCGATCACCGGCTATCCCGCGGATGAAGTGGTCGGTCACAAGCAGTCGCTGCTGTCCTACAAATCCACGCCCAAGGCGGTCTACCAGGAACTGTGGGGTGCGCTGAAGTCGGGCCGGTCGTGGTCGGGCCGCCTGCTCAACCGCCGGCGCGACGGCTCGCCCTACGTCGCCGAACTCACCGTCACGCCGCTGAAGACGCCGGAGCACGAAGAAGAGGAAATCAACTACCTCGGCATGCACTGGGATGCCACCGAGGAGCACCGCCTCGCCCGCCAGCTCGCCAACCACAAGCAGCTCATCGAGTCGGTGATCTCGGTGGCGCCGGTGGCGGTGGCGCTGCTCGACGTCGACGGCCGGGTGGTGCTGGACAATCCCGCCTATCGCCGCATCGTGGCAGAAATGAAGGTCGCCGAGCCCGCCCATGCGGTGATCGAATCCCTGCGCCACGACCTCGGCGAGAGCTTCGACCGCTCCTTCGCCAGCCGTCGTGCCCTGCTCAACCAGGAAGTACGCTTCGATCTGGCCGGCGGCGAACCGCGCTGGTACGCCTGTTCGCTGTCGTGGTTCGAGGAGCATCACACCAGCCCGGACGCCTTTTACGGCGACGGCTGTTCCGATTACCTGCTGCTGGTGATGCACGATATCAGTGCATCCAAGCGCCAACAGGAGGCGCTGCGCCTCGCCGCGATGCGCGCGATGCTGTCCGAGGGCGAACTCAACCAGAGCCTGCGCGAGGCGCTGTCGGGCGCCGTTTTCCAGCTGCAGGGACCGGTCAACCTGATTTCCGCTGCGGCCGGGCTGCAGCGCCGCCGTGCCGGCCCCGGTGCCGGCAGCGACCCGCTCGCCAAGGCACTGTCGGAAGCCCAGCGTGCGGGCGAGCAGGCGATCTCCACCCTGCAGGCGGCGATGCCGCCCGAGCCGGAAGAGCCCGCCGGCCCGGTCAATCTCAACGAGGTGCTGCGCGACGTGCTGATGCTGGAAACCGATGCGCTGCTGTCGGCCGGTGTCACCGTCGACTGGCATCCCGCCCACATCCTGCCCTCGGTGCAGGGTGATCCGACCGCGCTGCGCACCCTGTTCCGCCAGCTGGTGGCCAATGCCATCGAGGCGATGAACGTGCGCGGCTGGAAGGAGCGCGGCCTGGTGTTGCGCACTCATACCCGCGACGGGCAGGTGGAGGTGGAAGTCACGGACACCGGCCCCGGCATCCCGGAGGCCCTGCGCATCAAGGTGTTCGAGCCCTTCTTCTCGACCAAGAAGGCGCGTGCCGCCGGTCGTGGCGTCGGCCTGTCGCTCGCCCAGGAAATCGTCAGCCGCCACCGCGGCGTGCTCGAGATCGACGGCGAACACACCGGCGGCTGCCGTCTGCTGGTGAGCTTTCCGGCAAGACGATCCGCCGCGGCGGACCAGGAGGTGGGCCGATGA
- a CDS encoding superoxide dismutase family protein encodes MPAIRTLAAAVLLATIAAHAGAADRASAQIVDRQGKPVGTATLSEGPTGVLIHVSAKGLTAGPKGIHIHSVGTCEDPDKGFVASKGHLNPTGKKHGLMNPEGPDAGDLPVLFVHADGSVEAELFTSLASLKGAGERATILDADGAALVIHESRDDHATQPIGGAGARIACGVVKAAD; translated from the coding sequence ATGCCTGCCATCAGAACACTTGCCGCCGCCGTCCTGCTCGCCACCATCGCCGCCCACGCCGGCGCAGCCGACCGCGCCAGCGCCCAGATCGTCGACCGCCAGGGCAAACCCGTCGGCACCGCCACCCTCAGCGAAGGCCCGACCGGCGTGCTGATCCACGTCTCGGCCAAGGGTCTGACCGCGGGTCCCAAGGGCATCCACATCCACAGCGTCGGCACCTGCGAAGATCCCGACAAGGGCTTCGTCGCCTCCAAGGGCCATCTCAACCCGACCGGCAAGAAGCATGGCCTGATGAACCCGGAAGGTCCGGACGCGGGCGACCTGCCGGTGCTCTTCGTGCACGCCGACGGCAGCGTCGAGGCCGAACTCTTCACCTCGCTGGCCAGCCTCAAGGGCGCCGGCGAACGCGCCACCATCCTCGACGCCGACGGCGCCGCCCTGGTGATCCACGAGAGCCGCGACGACCATGCCACCCAGCCGATCGGCGGGGCCGGCGCGCGCATCGCCTGCGGCGTGGTCAAGGCAGCCGATTGA
- the nifA gene encoding nif-specific transcriptional activator NifA, whose amino-acid sequence MSAADQAPGAEERVAWLESTLEALYRVSRVLSRSLELRETLSEVLRVLDEECGFNRALVTLNEPDGESMAISALHGVDVPIDPDIRWRAGEGVIGVTQQRSRPLVLARLADDSHYLSRRGLFDGEAPFIGAPIRAGHETIGVLALQPPSAVRERLDDYAHFAEMVANLVGQTVRLSCQVRQERRDIAEERDNLRRTVRNRFGFDNIVGHTQRMRQVFEQIRQVAKWNTTVLVRGETGTGKELIAQAIHYNSPRASGPFVKLNCAALPENLLESELFGHEKGAFTGALTQRKGRFEMADSGTLFLDEIGEISASFQAKLLRVLQEGELERVGGARTLRVDVRVIAATNRDLELEVEAGKFREDLYYRLNVMPIMLPPLRDRVEDIPEIARFLVEKVSSQQGRPLTITDSALRILLHHAWPGNVRELENCIERAAVMSEDGTIDRDLILISGIEERVTPLRGGGGTVDLDDPGLDERERVIAALEQAGWVQAKAARLLGMTPRQIAYRIQTLNIKVRQI is encoded by the coding sequence ATGAGCGCCGCGGATCAGGCCCCGGGAGCTGAAGAGCGCGTCGCCTGGCTCGAATCCACGCTGGAGGCGCTGTACCGCGTCAGCCGCGTGCTGTCGCGCTCGCTCGAATTGCGGGAGACGCTGTCGGAGGTGCTGCGCGTGCTCGACGAGGAGTGCGGCTTCAATCGTGCGCTGGTCACGCTCAACGAGCCCGACGGTGAATCGATGGCGATCTCGGCGCTGCATGGCGTCGATGTGCCGATCGACCCCGACATCCGCTGGCGCGCCGGCGAAGGCGTCATCGGGGTGACCCAGCAGCGCTCGCGTCCGCTGGTGCTGGCGCGCCTGGCCGACGACAGCCACTACCTGTCGCGCCGCGGCCTGTTCGACGGCGAGGCGCCCTTCATCGGCGCGCCCATCCGTGCCGGCCACGAAACGATAGGCGTGCTCGCGCTGCAGCCGCCCTCGGCGGTGCGCGAACGCCTGGACGACTACGCCCACTTCGCCGAGATGGTAGCCAACCTGGTCGGCCAGACGGTGCGGCTGTCCTGTCAGGTGCGGCAGGAACGCCGCGACATCGCCGAAGAACGCGACAACCTGCGGCGCACCGTGCGCAACCGCTTCGGCTTCGACAACATCGTCGGCCACACCCAGCGCATGCGCCAGGTGTTCGAACAGATCCGCCAGGTGGCGAAGTGGAATACCACCGTGCTGGTGCGCGGCGAGACGGGGACCGGCAAGGAGCTCATCGCCCAGGCCATCCACTACAACTCGCCGCGCGCCTCCGGCCCCTTCGTCAAGCTCAACTGTGCGGCGCTGCCGGAGAACCTGCTCGAATCCGAACTCTTCGGCCACGAGAAGGGCGCCTTCACCGGCGCGCTGACGCAGCGCAAGGGCCGCTTCGAAATGGCGGATTCCGGCACGCTCTTCCTCGACGAAATCGGCGAGATCTCGGCCTCCTTCCAGGCCAAGCTGCTGCGCGTGCTGCAGGAAGGCGAGCTGGAGCGTGTCGGCGGCGCGCGCACGCTGCGGGTGGACGTGCGGGTGATCGCGGCGACCAACCGCGATCTCGAGCTGGAAGTCGAGGCCGGCAAGTTCCGCGAGGACTTGTACTACCGGCTCAACGTCATGCCCATCATGCTGCCGCCGCTGCGCGACCGGGTGGAGGACATTCCCGAGATCGCGCGCTTCCTGGTCGAGAAGGTGTCCAGCCAGCAGGGCCGGCCGCTGACGATCACCGACAGTGCGCTGCGCATCCTGCTGCACCACGCCTGGCCAGGTAACGTGCGCGAGCTGGAGAACTGCATCGAGCGGGCGGCGGTGATGAGCGAGGACGGCACCATAGACCGCGATCTCATCCTCATTTCCGGCATCGAGGAGCGCGTCACGCCCCTGCGCGGTGGCGGCGGCACGGTGGATCTCGACGATCCGGGCCTGGACGAACGCGAAAGGGTCATCGCCGCGCTCGAACAGGCCGGCTGGGTGCAGGCCAAGGCGGCACGTTTGCTGGGCATGACGCCGCGCCAGATCGCCTACCGCATCCAGACGCTCAACATCAAGGTGCGGCAGATCTGA
- the rsxA gene encoding electron transport complex subunit RsxA, with translation MSEWLMLLLGTALVNNVVLVKFLGLCPFMGVSKKVDSAIGMGMATTFVLTLASALTWLIEHFLLVPFDFGYLRILSFILVIAATVQFVEMVIKKTAPDLYKVLGIYLPLITTNCAVLGVALLNAGEGSGFVRSVLYGFGSALGFTMVMVLFAGLRERLALTSVPAAFAGAPISFITAGLLSLAFMGFAGLTNH, from the coding sequence ATGAGCGAATGGTTGATGCTGCTGCTGGGGACGGCCCTGGTGAACAACGTGGTCCTGGTCAAGTTCCTGGGCCTGTGTCCCTTCATGGGCGTGTCCAAGAAGGTGGACAGCGCGATCGGCATGGGCATGGCCACCACCTTCGTGCTCACCCTGGCCAGCGCGCTGACCTGGCTGATCGAGCATTTCCTGCTGGTGCCCTTCGACTTCGGCTACCTGCGCATCCTGTCCTTCATCCTGGTGATCGCGGCGACGGTGCAGTTCGTCGAGATGGTCATCAAGAAGACCGCGCCCGACCTCTACAAGGTGCTCGGTATCTACCTGCCGCTGATCACCACCAACTGTGCGGTACTCGGCGTCGCCCTGCTCAACGCCGGCGAGGGCTCCGGCTTCGTGCGCAGCGTGCTGTACGGCTTCGGCTCGGCACTCGGCTTCACCATGGTGATGGTGCTCTTCGCCGGCCTGCGCGAGCGCCTCGCGCTGACCTCGGTGCCGGCCGCCTTCGCCGGCGCCCCCATCAGCTTCATCACCGCCGGCCTGCTGTCGCTCGCCTTCATGGGCTTTGCCGGCCTCACCAACCACTGA
- a CDS encoding RnfABCDGE type electron transport complex subunit B yields MLIAVTSVALIGAFCGVALGIAARRFYVEPDSVVAEIEAMMPGSQCGQCGFPGCAGAAAAIVSGDAPVTCCPPGGKALAVALAEKLGISVDTSGMSDEGPRIAGVTEEICIGCTKCYKSCPTDAILGAVKQIHTVIRDACTGCAKCEEACPTGAISLSPVQVTQQTWVWPKPVTA; encoded by the coding sequence ATGTTGATCGCGGTTACCAGCGTTGCCCTGATCGGGGCCTTCTGTGGCGTGGCACTGGGCATTGCCGCCCGCCGCTTCTATGTCGAACCCGACAGCGTGGTGGCCGAGATCGAGGCCATGATGCCCGGTTCCCAGTGCGGCCAATGCGGTTTCCCGGGCTGCGCCGGCGCCGCGGCGGCCATTGTGTCCGGCGACGCCCCGGTGACCTGCTGCCCGCCGGGCGGCAAGGCGCTCGCCGTGGCCCTGGCCGAAAAGCTCGGCATCAGCGTGGACACCTCGGGCATGAGCGACGAAGGCCCCAGGATCGCCGGTGTCACCGAGGAAATCTGCATCGGCTGTACCAAGTGCTACAAGTCCTGCCCGACCGACGCCATCCTCGGTGCGGTCAAGCAGATCCACACCGTCATCCGTGACGCCTGCACCGGTTGCGCGAAATGCGAAGAGGCTTGCCCCACCGGCGCCATCTCGCTGTCGCCGGTCCAGGTCACCCAGCAGACCTGGGTGTGGCCGAAACCGGTCACCGCCTGA
- a CDS encoding YiiX/YebB-like N1pC/P60 family cysteine hydrolase — protein sequence MSDTCTRRRQPLRPLLLALLLACASPVPAFANDPAPGENLPDLMICHESPGSRAAMEERLVAYQQLSEEALAMRAEAIRLFHTLNRRSADGTALTGQDLQRLNSGAAALLTQRRALLQAAFAHECWLDMPPPLEADAVAVRRAGILMSLAAALTLYDNYLSAISLYREDSVLRQHLNRSDRGFALDTGELDRITRAYASPANRERVRRAIAWYERHGAEAVGDDLDGQAYLAGLIAQSPSYHMVRRADPLGDLGDHFGIFRVATVDTLNSLKNESLNLSSLLFGNTIGLIETRRGKLDRRPDVLERVERTLRAGDILLEKTPFRLTDSFIPGHWGHAAIWVGDEAQLRELGIWDHPVVQPLQADIRAGHGIVEALRSGVEMNPVAAFLNIDDLAVLRAEALSPAARAGIVLQTLRQVGKAYDFNFDAETTQRVFCSKLVYLAYGDMQWPTTRMFGRVTVSPDNIAARATGDGPLNVALLYHDGREIADAPRALLEKLTRTPSQKLARSETAAR from the coding sequence ATGTCCGATACCTGTACGCGGCGCCGGCAACCGCTGCGCCCCCTGCTGCTGGCACTGCTGCTCGCCTGCGCCAGCCCGGTACCCGCCTTCGCCAACGACCCGGCGCCGGGCGAAAACCTGCCCGACCTCATGATCTGCCACGAGTCGCCCGGCAGCCGCGCTGCGATGGAGGAACGGCTGGTCGCCTACCAGCAGCTATCGGAAGAAGCGCTGGCCATGCGCGCCGAGGCGATACGCCTGTTCCACACCCTCAACCGGCGCAGCGCAGACGGCACAGCCCTGACCGGCCAGGACCTGCAACGGCTCAACAGCGGCGCCGCCGCCCTGCTGACCCAGCGCCGCGCCCTGCTGCAGGCGGCCTTCGCCCACGAGTGCTGGCTCGACATGCCGCCGCCGCTGGAGGCCGACGCCGTCGCCGTCCGCCGCGCCGGCATCCTGATGTCGCTCGCCGCGGCGCTGACGCTCTACGACAACTATCTGTCGGCGATCTCGCTCTACCGCGAGGACAGCGTGCTGCGCCAGCACCTCAACCGCAGCGACCGCGGCTTCGCGCTCGACACCGGCGAACTCGACCGCATCACCCGCGCCTACGCCTCGCCGGCCAACCGCGAGCGCGTTCGCCGCGCCATCGCATGGTACGAACGCCACGGCGCCGAAGCCGTCGGCGACGACCTCGACGGCCAGGCCTACCTTGCCGGCCTGATCGCACAGAGTCCGTCCTACCACATGGTGCGGCGCGCCGATCCGCTCGGCGACCTGGGTGATCACTTCGGCATCTTCCGGGTCGCGACGGTCGACACCCTGAACAGCCTCAAGAACGAAAGCCTCAACCTCTCCAGCCTGCTGTTCGGCAACACCATAGGCCTGATCGAAACCCGCCGCGGCAAGCTCGACCGGCGGCCGGACGTGCTCGAACGGGTGGAGCGCACCTTGCGCGCCGGCGACATCCTGCTGGAGAAAACGCCCTTCCGCCTGACCGACAGCTTCATCCCCGGCCACTGGGGCCACGCGGCGATCTGGGTGGGCGACGAGGCACAGCTGCGCGAACTTGGCATCTGGGACCACCCTGTGGTCCAGCCGCTCCAGGCCGACATCCGCGCCGGCCACGGCATCGTCGAAGCGCTGCGCTCCGGCGTGGAGATGAACCCTGTTGCCGCCTTCCTCAACATCGACGACCTCGCCGTGCTGCGCGCCGAGGCCCTGTCACCGGCGGCCCGCGCCGGGATCGTGCTGCAGACACTGCGCCAGGTCGGCAAGGCCTACGACTTCAACTTCGACGCCGAGACCACCCAGCGCGTGTTCTGCTCCAAGCTGGTGTATCTCGCCTACGGCGACATGCAGTGGCCCACCACCCGGATGTTCGGCCGGGTGACGGTCAGCCCGGACAACATCGCCGCCCGCGCCACCGGCGACGGCCCGCTGAACGTCGCCCTGCTTTACCACGACGGCCGCGAGATCGCCGACGCGCCGCGGGCCCTGCTCGAAAAGCTCACCCGCACGCCGTCGCAGAAGCTCGCGCGCAGCGAGACCGCGGCGCGCTGA